Proteins encoded together in one Chrysemys picta bellii isolate R12L10 chromosome 22, ASM1138683v2, whole genome shotgun sequence window:
- the KRT18 gene encoding keratin, type I cytoskeletal 18 encodes MNYSRSTTYSSGVRGPNIMGRRYAPNSAASVYAGAGGSGSRISVARTTGLGCSFPSSSAGGSYSIALSGSGVVQNEKETMQDLNERLASYLDKVRRLETDNQKLETQIREFMDKKGPSSRDWSHYFDIIEDLRKQILDSAVDNARIVLQIDNARLAADDFRVKFESELAIRQSVESDINGLRKVLDDTNMSRLQLEGEIESLKEELIFMKKNHQDEVDSLQAQITNSGLTVEVDAAQPQDLGKVMAEIRAQYDNLAQKNMADLDQQWNQMITQSTVEITQNTKEIEVARSSVSELRRTYQTLEIELESLRNLKASLEANLQDVEQRYAMQMEHLNGQLLRAEAELAQIRNDIQRQSEDYQALLNIKDKLEAEIATYRRLLEGGEEFNLNDALVDTGSISQTTHKVVTTTKKMVDGKVVSDTSESQLFRR; translated from the exons ATGAATTACTCCAGATCCACCACCTATTCCAGCGGTGTGAGAGGCCCAAACATCATGGGCAGGAGGTACGCCCCAAACAGTGCTGCCAGCGTCTACgccggggcagggggctctggctcGAGGATCTCCGTGGCCAGGACCACCGGCCTGGGCTGCAgcttccccagcagcagcgccGGAGGCAGTTACAGCATCGCCCTGTCTGGCTCCGGGGTGGTGCAGAACGAGAAGGAAACCATGCAGGATCTGAATGAACGCCTGGCCTCCTACCTGGACAAGGTGCGCAGACTGGAAACCGACAACCAGAAGCTCGAGACCCAGATCCGGGAGTTCATGGACAAGAAGGGCCCCAGTTCCCGGGACTGGAGCCACTACTTCGACATCATCGAGGACCTGAGGAAGCAG ATCTTGGACAGCGCCGTGGACAATGCCCGGATCGTCCTGCAGATTGACAACGCCCGCCTGGCCGCCGATGACTTCCGGGTCAA GTTCGAGTCGGAGCTGGCCATCCGCCAGTCAGTGGAGAGCGACATCAACGGGCTGCGGAAGGTCCTCGACGACACCAACATGAGCCGGCTGCAGCTGGAGGGAGAGATCGAGTCCCTCAAGGAGGAGCTGATCTTCATGAAGAAGAACCATCAGGAT GAGGTGGACAGCCTGCAGGCCCAGATCACCAACTCGGGGCTGACGGTGGAAGTGGACGCCGCTCAGCCTCAGGACCTGGGCAAGGTCATGGCGGAGATCCGGGCTCAGTACGACAACCTGGCGCAGAAGAACATGGCGGACCTGGACCAGCAATGGAACCAGATG ATCACCCAGAGCACCGTGGAGATCACCCAGAACACAAAGGAGATCGAGGTGGCCCGCAGCAGCGTCTCCGAGCTGCGCCGCACCTACCAGACGCTGGAGATCGAGCTGGAGTCCCTGCGCAACCTG AAAGCCAGCTTGGAAGCAAACCTGCAGGACGTGGAGCAGCGCTACGCCATGCAGATGGAGCATCTGAATGGGCAGCTCCTGCGGGCTGAGGCGGAGCTGGCTCAGATACGCAACGACATCCAGCGCCAGTCTGAGGACTACCAGGCCCTGCTGAACATCAAGGACAAGCTGGAGGCAGAAATCGCTACCTACAGGCGGCTGTTGGAGGGCGGAGAGGAGTTCAA CCTGAACGACGCCCTGGTGGACACCGGCAGCATCTCACAGACCACCCACAAGGTCGTCACCACGACCAAGAAGATGGTGGACGGCAAAGTGGTGTCGGACACCAGCGAATCCCAATTGTTCAGGCGCTGA